A portion of the Bacillus sp. es.034 genome contains these proteins:
- a CDS encoding YjiH family protein: MEVGKQNVGQLQTRSGRSAKEAMKFIIPSLIGVLLFLVPVTYEGNMTIGVGIFASYFQGMLEGVLPLFMTIIFGISALMAIYTKLLQPKWIVTQPFLKGLFDVGAFWIAIRVIGSVFAIMTVNGIGPEWIISDYTGGTVLYSLVPVLTTWFLFAGLLMPLLLDFGLMDFFGTLLQKIMKPLFQLPGRSSIDALASWMGSGTVGVLITTKQFEEGYYTKREAAVIATNFSVASIAFSLVIVSFIGLESMFVQLYGTVVIAGIAAAVICPRIPPLSRKKDTYYEPVGMQISETVPENVSRLQWGFEKAVEKASEVKSVGEVTKKGLQNVFDIWFGLIPLVMALGTLALVVAEYTPVFDVLAYPVVPLLELLQIPQAADAAPAMIVGFADMFLPAVVGSGIESELTRFVIAAMSLTQLIYMSEIGILLIKSKIPISFLDLFIIFIQRTIITLPIVALLAHFFFM; this comes from the coding sequence ATGGAGGTTGGAAAACAGAATGTCGGTCAGTTACAAACCCGGTCCGGGAGATCAGCTAAGGAAGCAATGAAGTTTATCATTCCTTCCTTAATAGGAGTATTGCTGTTTTTGGTCCCCGTGACGTACGAAGGGAACATGACCATCGGGGTCGGGATCTTTGCTTCTTATTTTCAGGGGATGTTAGAAGGAGTATTGCCATTATTCATGACGATCATTTTTGGAATATCCGCTCTCATGGCCATTTATACGAAACTTCTTCAACCTAAGTGGATCGTTACGCAACCATTTCTAAAAGGGCTTTTTGATGTAGGGGCGTTCTGGATCGCCATCCGTGTCATCGGTTCAGTCTTTGCCATCATGACCGTCAACGGGATCGGTCCGGAATGGATCATATCCGACTATACAGGGGGAACGGTTCTATATTCGTTAGTCCCTGTTCTGACCACATGGTTCTTGTTTGCGGGTTTATTGATGCCCCTCTTACTGGACTTTGGACTGATGGATTTCTTCGGGACCCTGCTGCAGAAGATCATGAAGCCTTTATTCCAGCTGCCGGGACGGTCTTCCATTGATGCCCTGGCTTCATGGATGGGGAGTGGGACCGTTGGTGTCCTCATTACAACGAAACAATTTGAAGAAGGCTACTACACAAAACGGGAAGCTGCGGTCATTGCAACCAACTTCTCTGTTGCTTCCATCGCTTTCAGTCTCGTCATCGTCAGTTTCATAGGCTTGGAATCCATGTTTGTGCAATTATACGGGACCGTCGTCATTGCCGGGATCGCAGCCGCGGTGATTTGTCCGCGCATCCCGCCACTTTCCAGAAAAAAAGACACATACTATGAGCCCGTCGGCATGCAAATTTCTGAAACGGTACCTGAAAATGTTTCCCGTCTTCAATGGGGCTTCGAAAAAGCTGTGGAAAAAGCATCTGAAGTGAAAAGTGTCGGGGAAGTGACCAAAAAAGGATTGCAGAACGTATTTGATATCTGGTTCGGACTCATTCCACTCGTCATGGCCCTTGGGACGCTTGCTTTAGTCGTGGCAGAATATACACCCGTGTTTGATGTATTGGCTTACCCGGTCGTTCCACTCCTTGAGCTATTGCAAATCCCGCAGGCTGCTGATGCTGCCCCTGCGATGATCGTCGGGTTTGCCGATATGTTCCTGCCTGCAGTGGTGGGGAGCGGGATCGAAAGTGAGTTAACGAGATTTGTGATCGCAGCCATGTCTTTGACGCAATTAATCTACATGTCTGAAATCGGGATCCTGCTGATTAAATCCAAGATTCCCATCAGCTTCTTGGATCTCTTCATCATCTTCATCCAACGAACCATCATCACGCTGCCAATCGTCGCATTACTGGCGCACTTTTTCTTTATGTAA
- a CDS encoding amidohydrolase, with amino-acid sequence MKADMILVSTALFTGNATSPIDGFVAVKDDVIIGVGPRSEMESFIGPSTNVRDAGNRLVTAGFHDFHLHWFLGAMFEGFCQLTFGTSEDRTAIMVAEFAREHPDEEWVLGFGWHHVRWPDQTTPTRHSLDRYLPHRPVVLLNEEAHSAWLNTAALEKLGIHRDTPEPPFGKIEKDANGEPTGFLYETAVQYVTEAFTLEKKVKDRLMNGMLKKTASYGITSVADMLPLPGYTLGDPGFYREFEEKGKLTTRIHFLDVLDGDLGRGIQFREKYQSDKLQFSGLKQFLDGVPLTYTGYLLQPYSDRPTEIGGTIYEPHIYQKWIEDADREGFRIRLHACGDAAVRLGLDVYEHARKVNGARDSRHTIEHIEVCNPQDFERFRELGVIASIQPEHLTSGSMDSHAYLDRLGMERARYTWPIGSLEKHDAAIAFGTDFPIVDLNPMLGLYRAVTRKHEDGSPQGGWNPHEKISLAHALIHYTKTPAYGNFREHDLGTIGVGKKADLAVLDRNPFEVDAEELLETSVGMTLMDGQIVYEK; translated from the coding sequence ATGAAGGCCGATATGATACTGGTAAGCACTGCCCTATTCACCGGGAATGCAACTTCTCCCATCGACGGCTTCGTGGCAGTAAAGGATGATGTGATCATCGGGGTCGGTCCCCGTTCGGAGATGGAGAGTTTCATAGGACCCTCTACGAACGTGAGGGATGCCGGAAACCGCCTCGTGACGGCAGGGTTCCATGACTTTCATCTTCATTGGTTTTTAGGAGCGATGTTTGAGGGGTTTTGTCAACTGACTTTCGGGACCTCAGAGGATAGGACGGCGATAATGGTTGCGGAATTCGCCCGGGAACATCCCGATGAGGAGTGGGTGCTTGGATTCGGATGGCATCATGTCCGCTGGCCGGACCAGACCACCCCCACTCGCCATTCACTGGATCGATACCTGCCCCACCGCCCCGTTGTTTTGCTCAATGAAGAAGCACATAGCGCATGGCTGAATACGGCTGCCCTCGAGAAATTGGGGATTCACCGGGATACTCCCGAACCTCCTTTCGGTAAGATTGAAAAAGATGCCAACGGTGAACCAACCGGATTCTTATATGAGACGGCCGTACAGTATGTGACGGAAGCTTTTACATTAGAGAAGAAAGTAAAGGACAGATTGATGAACGGTATGCTGAAGAAAACGGCATCCTACGGAATCACTTCCGTTGCTGACATGCTGCCTCTTCCCGGCTATACATTGGGAGATCCCGGATTTTATCGGGAATTTGAAGAAAAAGGTAAGCTGACGACTCGCATTCACTTCCTTGACGTGCTGGATGGAGATCTCGGGCGTGGTATTCAATTCAGGGAGAAGTATCAGTCGGATAAGCTTCAGTTTTCAGGTTTGAAGCAGTTCCTGGATGGTGTCCCCCTGACGTATACGGGGTATTTGCTTCAGCCATACTCAGACCGGCCGACGGAAATTGGCGGGACCATTTATGAACCACATATTTATCAAAAGTGGATAGAGGATGCTGACCGGGAAGGGTTCCGGATCCGCCTGCACGCTTGCGGGGATGCCGCTGTCCGGTTGGGTCTTGATGTGTATGAGCATGCGAGGAAGGTCAATGGTGCAAGAGATTCAAGACATACGATCGAACATATTGAAGTATGCAACCCACAGGATTTCGAGCGATTCAGGGAGCTCGGAGTCATCGCATCCATCCAGCCCGAGCATCTCACGTCGGGTTCGATGGATTCCCATGCGTATCTGGACAGACTCGGGATGGAGCGGGCACGCTATACATGGCCGATCGGTTCATTAGAGAAGCATGACGCAGCCATTGCGTTCGGAACGGACTTTCCGATTGTGGACTTGAATCCGATGCTCGGCCTCTACAGGGCCGTCACACGGAAGCACGAAGACGGTTCTCCTCAGGGCGGATGGAATCCACATGAGAAAATTTCGTTGGCACATGCCCTGATCCATTACACGAAAACCCCTGCTTATGGAAACTTCAGGGAACATGATTTAGGAACGATCGGAGTAGGAAAGAAAGCTGATTTAGCCGTTTTAGACCGGAATCCTTTCGAAGTTGACGCCGAGGAACTCCTTGAGACGAGTGTAGGGATGACGCTGATGGACGGCCAGATTGTGTATGAAAAATAG
- the kynU gene encoding kynureninase: MTHTLTLEHAKEMDKQDTLAHFRKEFYIKEDHYYMDGNSLGLLSKRAEESLITSLNDWKEHGIDGWMDGQEPWFYYSEKLGEMTAPLVGAEKEEVIVTGSITTNLHQLLATFYQPHGKRTKILADELTFPSDIYAVQSQLELKGYSPDDHLVQVKSRDGYTLHEEDIIRQMTDEIALILLPSVLYRSGQLMDIKRLTDEAHKRDIVIGFDLAHSIGAIPHQLHEDGVDFAVWCNYKYLNSGPGGVGGLFVHNRHRGKKPGLSGWFSSRKDAQFDMDHTLTHADSAGAFQIGTPHILSSAPLLGSLQLFEEAGIENLRQKSLSLTRFMMDVFKQELNEYGFTICNPLEDGRRGGHISLQHEEAARICKALKANRVTPDFRAPNVIRLAPVALYSSYEDVWETIHILKNIMEKEEYKQFENTRNVVA, from the coding sequence ATGACACATACATTAACGTTGGAACACGCCAAAGAGATGGATAAACAGGATACGCTTGCCCATTTCCGAAAGGAATTCTACATAAAGGAAGATCATTATTATATGGATGGGAATTCGTTGGGCCTGTTATCGAAGCGAGCCGAGGAGTCGCTTATCACCTCATTGAATGATTGGAAGGAGCATGGCATCGATGGCTGGATGGACGGGCAGGAGCCTTGGTTCTATTATTCTGAGAAGCTTGGAGAAATGACGGCTCCATTAGTGGGTGCCGAGAAAGAAGAAGTCATTGTGACGGGTTCCATCACGACGAACCTCCATCAGTTACTGGCCACCTTCTATCAACCTCATGGAAAACGAACGAAGATTCTGGCAGATGAACTGACTTTCCCGTCGGATATTTACGCAGTTCAAAGTCAGCTGGAATTAAAGGGGTATTCCCCTGACGACCATCTGGTCCAGGTGAAAAGCAGGGATGGATATACCCTGCATGAGGAAGACATCATTCGTCAAATGACCGATGAGATCGCCCTTATCCTCCTGCCGTCCGTCCTTTACCGAAGCGGACAGCTGATGGATATCAAACGCTTGACGGATGAAGCCCATAAACGTGATATCGTCATCGGATTCGACCTCGCCCATTCGATCGGAGCCATTCCTCATCAGCTACACGAAGACGGTGTAGACTTTGCGGTGTGGTGCAATTACAAATATTTAAATAGCGGTCCGGGTGGTGTCGGGGGATTGTTCGTTCACAACCGGCATAGAGGGAAAAAGCCCGGTCTTTCCGGCTGGTTCAGTTCAAGGAAGGATGCACAGTTCGATATGGATCATACGCTCACTCATGCCGATTCTGCCGGTGCTTTCCAAATCGGGACCCCCCATATTTTGAGCAGTGCCCCCTTACTCGGATCCCTTCAATTGTTTGAAGAAGCCGGGATTGAGAATCTGAGACAGAAATCCCTTTCACTTACAAGGTTCATGATGGATGTATTCAAGCAGGAGCTTAACGAATATGGTTTTACCATCTGTAACCCCCTTGAAGATGGACGCCGGGGCGGACATATCAGTCTGCAGCATGAGGAAGCGGCAAGAATCTGTAAAGCCTTGAAAGCAAACAGGGTGACACCTGATTTCCGGGCACCGAATGTGATCAGGCTCGCACCTGTGGCTCTTTATTCGTCGTACGAAGATGTATGGGAAACGATTCACATCTTGAAGAACATCATGGAAAAAGAAGAATACAAGCAGTTTGAAAATACACGGAACGTTGTCGCTTAA
- a CDS encoding aspartate aminotransferase family protein, with protein MERTFEQLIERMPERLAPSMAKDHPNLPVVKEEGCYYYGLDGKQYLDFTSGIAVTNVGHRHPKIVQAIKDAADGLMHGPSGVIMYESILRLADELAEILPGDLDSFFFANSGTEAIEGAIKLAKYVTKRPYVISFTGCFHGRSLGALSVTTSKSKYRKFMQPSGLTYQIPYANEGECPEGEDSARYVVSKLEKDFETLFDHQVTPEEVACVILEPVLGEGGYIVPPKAWLKKVREICDRHDILLIFDEVQTGFGRTGNWFAAQTFDVTPDIMAIAKGIASGLPLSATVASNKLMKQWPLGSHGTTFGGNPIACSVGLATLEVMKEERLLDNTKTMGAYAVSRLEKLKEKHPVIGSIRAVGLMIGIEIVHPKTGKPNQEGLMDILDRALEKGVLFYLCGNHSEVIRMIPPLTVTKEQIDAGLHMLDEAVTEYEASLMSHLD; from the coding sequence ATGGAACGAACGTTTGAACAGCTTATCGAGAGGATGCCGGAGCGTCTGGCACCGAGTATGGCAAAGGATCATCCAAATCTGCCGGTGGTGAAAGAAGAAGGGTGCTACTACTATGGGCTTGACGGAAAACAGTATCTTGACTTCACCTCTGGCATCGCCGTGACGAATGTGGGTCATCGCCACCCGAAAATCGTCCAGGCGATCAAAGATGCAGCGGATGGTCTGATGCACGGTCCTTCAGGCGTCATCATGTACGAATCGATCCTTCGCCTGGCGGATGAACTGGCAGAAATCCTACCCGGGGACCTGGATAGTTTCTTCTTTGCCAACAGCGGGACTGAAGCCATCGAAGGGGCGATCAAGCTTGCTAAATATGTAACGAAGCGTCCTTATGTCATATCCTTTACAGGTTGTTTTCATGGGCGATCATTGGGTGCACTTAGTGTCACGACCTCAAAGAGTAAGTATCGGAAGTTCATGCAGCCTTCAGGATTAACCTATCAAATTCCGTATGCGAATGAAGGGGAGTGTCCCGAGGGAGAGGATTCTGCCCGGTATGTCGTCAGCAAGCTTGAGAAGGATTTTGAAACGCTTTTTGATCACCAGGTCACTCCTGAAGAAGTGGCGTGTGTCATTTTAGAACCGGTGTTGGGGGAAGGGGGATACATCGTTCCTCCGAAAGCATGGCTCAAGAAGGTAAGGGAGATTTGTGACCGGCATGATATATTACTGATTTTCGATGAAGTCCAAACGGGATTCGGACGTACGGGTAATTGGTTTGCGGCACAAACCTTCGATGTGACACCGGATATCATGGCGATCGCGAAAGGTATTGCGTCGGGTCTTCCCCTGAGCGCGACGGTGGCGTCCAATAAGCTGATGAAACAGTGGCCGCTTGGAAGTCATGGGACGACGTTCGGCGGGAACCCGATCGCATGCTCTGTCGGTCTTGCCACCCTTGAAGTCATGAAGGAGGAAAGACTCCTTGATAATACGAAGACGATGGGTGCATACGCCGTTTCGAGGCTCGAGAAGTTGAAAGAAAAACATCCTGTGATCGGCAGCATCCGGGCGGTTGGTTTGATGATCGGGATTGAAATCGTCCATCCAAAGACGGGTAAACCGAATCAGGAAGGATTGATGGACATCCTTGATCGGGCGCTTGAGAAAGGGGTTTTATTTTATCTATGCGGAAATCACTCAGAAGTGATCCGCATGATTCCACCCCTTACGGTTACAAAAGAGCAGATCGACGCCG
- a CDS encoding GNAT family protein — translation MLTRTFPALETERFRLRQMKEGDAPRVFDYFSKDEVTRYYDLESFQEEKQALEIIEKWNKRFHINEGIRWGIALKESDEIIGSCGFHQWEKEHFKAEVGFEVHPSYWRQGVITEVLQPILRYGFEEMNLNRIEAYYDPENVASKRSLEKAGFTFEGILRKAAFEKGVFCDAAVCSLLKEEY, via the coding sequence ATGTTGACACGAACCTTTCCGGCACTTGAAACAGAAAGATTTCGCTTACGGCAGATGAAAGAAGGGGATGCTCCCCGTGTTTTTGATTATTTCTCAAAAGATGAAGTCACCCGATATTATGATTTGGAATCGTTTCAAGAGGAAAAACAGGCACTGGAGATCATCGAGAAGTGGAACAAGAGATTTCATATAAATGAAGGGATCCGTTGGGGGATTGCCCTGAAGGAATCCGACGAGATCATCGGCAGCTGCGGGTTTCATCAATGGGAGAAGGAACATTTTAAGGCCGAGGTGGGGTTTGAGGTTCATCCATCCTATTGGAGGCAAGGGGTCATCACAGAAGTATTACAGCCAATCCTGAGATACGGCTTCGAAGAAATGAATCTTAATCGAATCGAAGCCTATTATGATCCGGAAAATGTGGCATCGAAGAGGAGCCTCGAAAAAGCCGGCTTTACATTTGAAGGCATATTGCGAAAAGCGGCATTTGAAAAAGGCGTTTTTTGTGATGCGGCTGTTTGCTCTTTATTAAAAGAAGAATATTGA
- a CDS encoding UvrD-helicase domain-containing protein: MNKVVSNYSIYPYEADKKEIPVAPLHKGETTKQLISSHDEDAFFFRTMEEAGIHLNAAQIEAVRHVKGPCLTLAGAGTGKTTVLVCRAGYLMAVKDIQPRNILLVTFTKKASEEMKQRISRLPGAEHGGQVHASTFHALFLYLLRSRHYTQEVIGNERYKQIILKQIQREMNIYDPYDAETLLAKLSHYKLNQKDIRELPEKSKSEKEVRSILLKYEEWKRMNHKMDFDDILTEAYQLLLGNPNLLTSLQHRFQYVMVDEFQDTNLVQYELIKLIAAHRNLFVVGDDDQTIYTFNGARNEFILDFDEEFPDAKVVTLKENYRSDAYIIGLGNEVIGRNEHRRKKELIATKVEGQKPLYSRPATADEEAVWITEEIQRLRDEGYGYGDMTILHRTMSSGRAVFEQLLLKEIPFTPYNQKDSLFYDNWTVKPVVDYLRLSIVPRNFSAMESLLPTLFIRRDRGMAHILEEEQKERKKYPLIHLTTLSGLKPFQVKNVKERMKFLKAIGDQSPESAIKRIRKEFYHQYIDAQESHVVTEQKELIKEMLDELEGSAKRFDTISSFITFIDEMKAKYEEIYSNQRGSRDSDSVSLMTIHRSKGLEFPVVFLIGAIEGNLPHSSALNANKLEDKVYKDPSQKEKATGAVEEERRLAYVAITRAKEKLFISSPAYYQGDQRKCSRFIADLFKQTPQAEPKPSKKARSGKVSKILAWVCTNSECIAWQRPETHEDTGSKVCPLCSSPMKLGEKDIIE; the protein is encoded by the coding sequence TTGAATAAAGTAGTATCCAACTATTCCATTTATCCATATGAAGCAGATAAGAAGGAGATCCCCGTGGCCCCGCTCCATAAGGGAGAGACCACGAAGCAGCTGATATCCTCCCATGACGAGGATGCTTTTTTCTTTCGGACGATGGAAGAAGCGGGCATTCATCTGAATGCGGCTCAGATTGAAGCGGTCCGTCATGTGAAAGGACCATGCTTGACCCTTGCCGGTGCGGGAACGGGAAAAACGACGGTGCTCGTTTGTCGTGCTGGCTACTTGATGGCTGTGAAAGATATTCAGCCAAGAAATATTTTGCTTGTCACATTTACCAAGAAAGCATCGGAAGAGATGAAGCAGCGGATTTCAAGGCTTCCGGGAGCAGAACATGGTGGACAGGTACATGCCAGCACGTTTCATGCCCTGTTCCTTTACTTGCTCAGATCCCGTCATTACACACAGGAAGTGATCGGGAACGAGCGCTATAAACAAATCATTTTGAAACAGATCCAGAGAGAAATGAATATTTATGATCCGTATGACGCCGAGACGCTCCTTGCCAAGCTTTCTCATTATAAGCTCAATCAGAAGGATATACGGGAGCTCCCTGAGAAGTCCAAGTCAGAAAAAGAAGTGCGGAGCATCCTTTTAAAATATGAAGAGTGGAAGCGCATGAATCATAAGATGGATTTTGATGATATTTTAACAGAGGCCTATCAACTACTGTTGGGTAATCCGAATCTGCTGACTTCCCTTCAGCACCGTTTCCAATATGTGATGGTCGATGAATTCCAGGATACGAATCTGGTTCAATATGAATTGATCAAATTGATTGCGGCTCATCGGAATCTGTTCGTAGTCGGGGATGATGATCAAACGATTTACACCTTTAACGGCGCCCGGAACGAATTCATTTTGGATTTTGATGAGGAGTTTCCCGATGCCAAAGTCGTTACCTTAAAAGAAAATTACCGGTCAGACGCTTATATCATCGGACTTGGGAATGAAGTCATCGGGCGGAATGAACACCGGCGGAAAAAAGAGCTGATCGCAACAAAAGTGGAGGGACAGAAACCTCTTTATTCAAGACCTGCCACAGCCGATGAAGAAGCCGTCTGGATTACAGAAGAGATTCAGAGATTGCGAGATGAAGGCTATGGTTACGGAGATATGACGATCCTCCACCGTACCATGAGCAGTGGTCGTGCCGTCTTTGAACAGCTTCTGTTAAAGGAGATCCCCTTTACACCATATAATCAGAAGGATTCCCTTTTCTATGATAACTGGACCGTGAAACCCGTGGTGGATTACTTGAGATTATCCATCGTCCCAAGAAATTTCTCAGCCATGGAATCGTTGCTGCCCACACTTTTTATCCGAAGAGACCGGGGAATGGCTCATATCCTGGAAGAAGAACAGAAAGAGCGGAAGAAGTATCCCCTCATTCACTTAACGACTTTATCCGGATTGAAGCCTTTCCAGGTGAAGAATGTGAAAGAACGGATGAAGTTCCTGAAGGCGATCGGGGATCAATCACCGGAAAGTGCCATCAAGCGTATCCGGAAGGAATTCTATCACCAGTATATCGACGCCCAGGAATCTCACGTGGTGACGGAACAGAAGGAGCTCATTAAAGAAATGCTGGACGAGCTTGAAGGTTCGGCAAAGCGCTTTGATACGATTTCAAGCTTCATTACCTTCATTGATGAGATGAAAGCGAAGTATGAGGAAATCTATTCGAATCAAAGGGGAAGCAGGGACTCGGACAGTGTATCCCTCATGACGATTCACCGGTCAAAGGGTCTTGAGTTCCCCGTCGTGTTTTTAATCGGGGCCATCGAAGGGAATCTTCCCCACAGTTCAGCCCTTAATGCCAATAAGCTTGAAGATAAAGTGTACAAGGACCCGAGCCAAAAAGAGAAGGCAACGGGTGCTGTGGAGGAAGAAAGGCGCCTTGCCTATGTAGCCATCACGAGGGCAAAAGAGAAGTTGTTCATTTCTTCCCCGGCCTATTATCAGGGCGATCAGCGTAAGTGCTCGCGCTTTATTGCGGACTTATTCAAACAGACGCCACAGGCTGAGCCGAAACCATCTAAAAAGGCGAGAAGCGGAAAGGTGAGCAAGATTCTTGCCTGGGTGTGCACAAACTCTGAGTGCATTGCCTGGCAGAGACCCGAAACCCATGAAGACACCGGATCCAAGGTTTGTCCCCTTTGTTCAAGCCCGATGAAACTGGGAGAAAAGGACATTATCGAATAA
- a CDS encoding sigma 54-interacting transcriptional regulator: MTETKKSWNENEAILHSLQDDILVTNTDGIILKVSEATGGIYNVKSEDMVGKSVYDLEREGIFTPILTPLVLKEKKKITLVQTSKEGKKLLVTGIPVFHENGELVRVVSYSHDVTELLNMKKYLEDMEDEMERVKSELEILRSRHYYSEGIIATSDEMKRVLQIALQVAEVDVNVLLLGESGVGKSHIAKFIHNKSQRKGGPFIEVNCGAIPESLFEAEFFGYEPGSFTGADRKGKIGLAELAEGGTLFLDEIGELSQPNQVKILKFIQEKQFYRVGGTKQRKVDFRVLAATNRDLEMAVENREFRQDLFFRLNVVPITIPPLRERTSDIITMIDYFVGYFCEKYQRRRALDEGVIHQLLIQEWKGNVRELMNLIERLIVTSSKQLIEMENLPGQYIKHVGELSEFDREGQSLKDILEAVEEQVLKKARQQYKTTTVMAQNLGISQPSVVRKMKKYNIG, from the coding sequence ATGACGGAGACGAAAAAAAGCTGGAATGAAAACGAAGCAATCCTTCACTCTTTGCAGGACGATATTTTAGTCACGAATACAGACGGGATCATTTTAAAAGTCAGTGAAGCGACTGGTGGTATTTATAATGTGAAATCAGAGGATATGGTAGGGAAATCCGTCTATGATCTTGAGAGAGAGGGAATCTTCACGCCGATATTAACTCCATTGGTTTTAAAGGAAAAAAAGAAAATTACGCTGGTTCAGACAAGTAAAGAAGGAAAAAAGCTCCTGGTTACAGGCATCCCGGTTTTCCATGAAAATGGAGAGCTTGTGCGGGTCGTCAGCTATTCACATGACGTAACGGAATTATTGAATATGAAGAAATACTTAGAGGACATGGAAGATGAGATGGAAAGGGTGAAAAGTGAACTTGAAATCCTCAGGAGCCGTCATTATTATTCGGAAGGGATCATTGCCACAAGTGATGAGATGAAAAGGGTTCTCCAGATTGCCCTGCAGGTGGCGGAAGTGGATGTGAATGTCCTGTTGTTAGGGGAATCCGGTGTCGGCAAATCCCATATTGCGAAATTCATCCATAATAAAAGCCAAAGAAAAGGGGGACCTTTCATTGAGGTCAATTGCGGTGCGATACCGGAATCCTTATTTGAAGCGGAGTTCTTTGGTTATGAACCCGGCTCGTTCACCGGAGCCGATCGCAAGGGGAAGATAGGGTTGGCGGAACTTGCAGAAGGCGGTACTCTGTTTCTCGATGAAATCGGGGAGCTGTCACAACCCAATCAAGTGAAAATATTGAAATTCATCCAAGAGAAACAATTTTACCGGGTCGGCGGTACGAAGCAAAGGAAGGTGGACTTCCGGGTCCTCGCTGCGACGAACAGGGATTTGGAGATGGCCGTGGAGAACAGGGAATTCAGGCAGGATCTTTTCTTTCGCCTGAATGTCGTACCCATTACCATCCCGCCTTTAAGGGAACGGACATCGGATATTATCACGATGATCGATTATTTTGTAGGCTATTTTTGTGAAAAATATCAGCGCCGGAGGGCCTTGGATGAAGGGGTGATCCACCAGCTTCTCATTCAGGAATGGAAAGGGAATGTCAGGGAGCTGATGAACCTGATCGAGAGGCTGATTGTCACATCTTCGAAGCAGCTCATTGAAATGGAAAACCTGCCGGGGCAATACATAAAGCATGTTGGTGAATTATCAGAGTTTGACCGTGAAGGACAATCATTAAAGGACATCCTGGAAGCGGTTGAAGAGCAGGTGCTGAAGAAAGCGAGGCAGCAGTATAAGACGACGACTGTCATGGCACAAAATCTTGGGATCAGTCAGCCTTCGGTAGTCAGAAAAATGAAAAAATACAACATTGGATGA
- the kynB gene encoding arylformamidase, whose amino-acid sequence MKMIDISRPLHNETPVWPGDTPFSFSLNWTQEETGSVNVGQLTMSSHTGTHVDAPFHFDSDGNRILDMSPERFMGPAIVVSLEGAPEISPERLMEIDLTDVKKVLFKTNAWSDPTRFPGHIPPISKELAPFLKEKGIDLIGVDLPSVDPLDSKELEAHHSLRDHDIGILEGIDLTHVCPGIYELVALPLPLKEGDGSPVRAVLIDRT is encoded by the coding sequence ATGAAAATGATCGATATTTCAAGACCCCTGCATAATGAAACCCCTGTTTGGCCGGGAGACACACCTTTTTCTTTTTCCTTGAACTGGACGCAGGAAGAAACGGGCTCCGTCAATGTCGGCCAGCTGACCATGAGCTCCCATACCGGGACCCATGTGGATGCCCCCTTCCACTTCGACAGTGACGGGAACCGGATCCTCGATATGTCCCCGGAACGTTTTATGGGACCGGCCATCGTGGTTTCGTTGGAAGGTGCGCCGGAAATCAGTCCTGAACGATTAATGGAGATCGACTTGACTGATGTCAAAAAAGTTCTGTTCAAAACCAACGCCTGGAGTGATCCAACCCGATTCCCCGGGCACATTCCCCCGATCTCGAAAGAACTTGCCCCTTTTTTAAAGGAAAAGGGCATTGATCTGATCGGGGTGGACCTTCCGTCCGTTGATCCTTTGGACAGCAAGGAATTGGAAGCCCATCACTCTCTGCGTGATCATGACATCGGGATTCTCGAAGGGATTGATCTTACCCATGTATGCCCCGGGATATACGAACTGGTGGCCCTCCCCCTTCCTCTTAAAGAAGGGGACGGATCTCCGGTTCGTGCCGTTTTGATTGACCGAACGTAA